The following is a genomic window from SAR86 cluster bacterium.
TGATATTATTTTAAATAATTCATCAATTGAGAATCTAAGAGCTCAAGTAGAAGCCTTACATAAGAAATACATCATTAATTTAGAAAAAAGATGAAAACTTGTCCAAGATGTGAAAAAAAGACAGACCTTTCAGAGAAAAATCCAGATAGACCTTTTTGTTCAGAAAAATGCAAGTTGCTGGATTTTGGAAATTGGGCAAATGAAGAAAATAGAATATCCAGGCCAATAAAATCAGAGGATTTTTATGAAGACTAGCAATTAAATGATTTCTTTATACTATCCGCCACCCTTCATCTTTAATTAAAGATTCAGCTTTTTTAAACTTCATCTCTTTGGTTTCTTGACCATTAGTAACTTTAACTATTTCATTTCTTCCAAATTTTGGCGTTTCCCGTTTAAAAGTTTTTCCCGAATCACCTTCATGATTCTTTTCATTTGGTTGGTTTAATTCGTCAGCATTATAATTTTCCTTTTGAAGAACTATTTCTTCATTATCTTGAGTTTTTTTAGTTTTATTTTGAAACTCTTCTTCAGATGAAATTTGTAAAGAGAATAAAATTCGTATAGTTTCACTATCAATTTCACTCAACATCGATTCAAACATAGAATAAGCTTCGCGCTTAAATTCATTTTTTGGATTTTTTTGCGCGTAAGCTCTTAATCCAATACTTCCTCTTAAATGATCAACCTCTGATAGATGCTCTTTCCAGTGAACGTCTAGCACTTGCAACATTACTTGTTTTTCAATTTGCAGTCTGTTTTCACCTAGAGCGTCATATTTTTGAGAATATTTCTCTCTAGCAATTTTTACGAGCCTTTCAGCAATACTGTCAGGAAGAAGATCTTTGTTATTTTTTATCTCATTATTTAGATTAGTATCTAAATCAAAAGTTTCTTTTAAGTATGTATCTAATTCTTTTGATTTCCATTGTGACTCTATTGATTCAAGTGGAATATAATTATTTGAAATTAAAGTAAATTGATCTTCAATCAAATTTTCTATTGTGAGGCTAATATCATCCTCTTCAAGAAGCTGATTCCTTAATGAATATATTGCTTGCCTTTGATCGTTTGAAACATCATCGTATTCAAGAAGATTTTTTCTAGCATCAAAATTTCTACTTTCTATTCTTTTTTGTGCATTTTCAATACCACGAGAAAGCATTCTATGTTCAATATGGTCTTCTCCCATTCCAATCCTATCAAAAAGAGCTCTTCTGTTATCAGAAATAAAAAGTCTTAACAAGTCATCCTCTAAAGAAAGGAAAAATCTTGAGTAACCAGGATCTCCTTGACGACCAGATCTACCTCTTAATTGATTATCTATTCTTCTTGACTCATGTCTTTCTGTTCCAAGAATATGCAAACCCCCAGCATTTAGAACTGTTTTATTATTTTTATTCCATTCATCTGAGGATTGATCATCTTTTTTTCCACCAAGCACAATATCTGTTCCTCTTCCAGCCATATTAGTTGCAATTGTTACCATTCCTGGTTTACCTGCATTTGCAATGATCATAGCCTCTTTTTCGTGATGCTTTGCATTTAAAATTTGATGAGGTATTTTTTTTGCTTTTAAGTACTCTGAAACCTCTTCCGAAGATTCAACTGACACTGTTCCAACGAGTATTGGTGCAGACTTATCTCGTACAGATTCAATTTCATTTATAAGAGCTTTATATTTAGCTTCTTTTGTAAGAAACACAAGATCATTATGATCATCCCTAGCCATTGGAACATTTGTTGGAATTATTATTACACTTAATCCATAAATTTGATTAAATTCAAGTGCTTCGGTATCAGCAGTACCTGTCATACCGGATAATTTATTAAATAACCTAAAGAAATTTTGAAAGGTTGTTGAAGCAAGTGTCTGTGATTCTTTTTGAATTGGAACATTTTCTTTGCATTCAAGCGCTTGATGAACACCCTCGCTTATTCTTCTGCCAGGCATTGTTCTTCCAGTATGTTCATCTATGAGCAAAACTTCATTATTTCTAACAAGATAATGCACATTTTTTTTGAATAGAAAATGAGCTCGTAAGCTTGCTTGAACAAACCTCATAATTTTTATATTTGAAACAGAATACAAACCATCAGATTTGCCAATTATTTCAGCTTCTTCCAATAATTCTTCTACTAAAATATATCCTTCATCTGTAAGTTCAACACTTCTATTTTTTTCATCAATCAAGTAATGACCCTTTTCATGATCTTGCAATGGCTCCTCTTCAGTTTCTTCTCTTTCTTGTAATATTAACTTAGGAATAAATCGTCGAATTTGTTTATACATATCAGAACTTTCAGCAGAGGGCCCTGAAATTATTAGTGGTGTTCTTGCTTCATCAATTAAGATTGAATCAACTTCATCAACTATTGCAAAATCCAATGAGCACTGAACCCTATCCTCTACTCTGTGTGACATATTATCTCGCAGATAATCAAAACCTAGTTCATTGTTTGTGGCATATATAACATCACACTTATAAGCTTTAATTTTTTCTTCTATTTCTTGATTAGAATTAACAACTCCTACTGAGAGTCCTAAGAATTCATATATTGGCCCCATCCATGCTGCATCCCTGCTGGCTAGATAATCATTAACAGTAACTAAAATTGCTTTATTACCAATACATGAATTTAAATAAGTTGGTAACGTTGCTACCAATGTCTTACCTTCGCCTGTTTTCATTTCAGCAATATTACCTTCTGCCAATGCAATACCACCTAAAAGCTGAGAGTCAAAATGTCTTAATCCAATAGTTCTTTTGCTTGCTTCTCTTACTGCTGCAAAAGCAAGAGGTAGAATTTTGTACATATCATTATTACTATCTTTATAAATCGATAAAATTTCTGATTGTAATTCTTTAAAATAATCATCTGGTTTGCTTTCTAATTCTGATTCAAGTGCATTAGCTTCAATCACATAGGAGGACATTCTTTTTAAAACTCTACTATTCTTAGAGCCAAAAATTTTAGAGAAAATATCGAAAATATTCATTTAAATATTAGCTTTTAATTTAAATCACCAAAAGGGGGTCTAGCATATGATATTGGAGCATTTTTTGAATCTTCAAATTCAATAATCTCATAAGCATTATCTTGTTCAATAATTTTTTTAAGAAGTTGATTATTTAGTGCATGTCCCGATTTAAAACCAGAGAATTCTCCTATTAAATTATGCCCAAGTAAATATAAGTCCCCGATAGCATCTAACATTTTATGTTTAACAATTTCATCATTAAACCTAAGACCTTCTTCATTTAAAATTTTATCATCACCAAATGCAATAGCATTTGATATACTTGCACCTAGAGCAAGATTTTGTGATCTTAATTCTTCAAGATCACGTGCATTGCCAAAAGTCCTTGCTCTGCATACCTCCTTCACAAACGAAGTAGTTGAAAAATCAATAATTGATTCACTGGGGAGACCTTTGTGAACAGGATGATCAAAGTCAACTTTATAGGATACCTTGAATCCATTAAAAGGCTTAATTTTTGCGTATGCATCTCCACGAGTTACGGATATTTCTTTCTTAACTTTTATAAATTTTTTAAGAGAATCTTGTTCTTCAATTCCAGCAGATTGAATTAAAAAAACGAAA
Proteins encoded in this region:
- a CDS encoding DNA gyrase inhibitor YacG; translated protein: MKTCPRCEKKTDLSEKNPDRPFCSEKCKLLDFGNWANEENRISRPIKSEDFYED
- the secA gene encoding preprotein translocase subunit SecA, giving the protein MFDIFSKIFGSKNSRVLKRMSSYVIEANALESELESKPDDYFKELQSEILSIYKDSNNDMYKILPLAFAAVREASKRTIGLRHFDSQLLGGIALAEGNIAEMKTGEGKTLVATLPTYLNSCIGNKAILVTVNDYLASRDAAWMGPIYEFLGLSVGVVNSNQEIEEKIKAYKCDVIYATNNELGFDYLRDNMSHRVEDRVQCSLDFAIVDEVDSILIDEARTPLIISGPSAESSDMYKQIRRFIPKLILQEREETEEEPLQDHEKGHYLIDEKNRSVELTDEGYILVEELLEEAEIIGKSDGLYSVSNIKIMRFVQASLRAHFLFKKNVHYLVRNNEVLLIDEHTGRTMPGRRISEGVHQALECKENVPIQKESQTLASTTFQNFFRLFNKLSGMTGTADTEALEFNQIYGLSVIIIPTNVPMARDDHNDLVFLTKEAKYKALINEIESVRDKSAPILVGTVSVESSEEVSEYLKAKKIPHQILNAKHHEKEAMIIANAGKPGMVTIATNMAGRGTDIVLGGKKDDQSSDEWNKNNKTVLNAGGLHILGTERHESRRIDNQLRGRSGRQGDPGYSRFFLSLEDDLLRLFISDNRRALFDRIGMGEDHIEHRMLSRGIENAQKRIESRNFDARKNLLEYDDVSNDQRQAIYSLRNQLLEEDDISLTIENLIEDQFTLISNNYIPLESIESQWKSKELDTYLKETFDLDTNLNNEIKNNKDLLPDSIAERLVKIAREKYSQKYDALGENRLQIEKQVMLQVLDVHWKEHLSEVDHLRGSIGLRAYAQKNPKNEFKREAYSMFESMLSEIDSETIRILFSLQISSEEEFQNKTKKTQDNEEIVLQKENYNADELNQPNEKNHEGDSGKTFKRETPKFGRNEIVKVTNGQETKEMKFKKAESLIKDEGWRIV
- the lpxC gene encoding UDP-3-O-acyl-N-acetylglucosamine deacetylase, which encodes MLKQRTLRNPIKAVGIGLHTGKNINMELLPSDINTGISFIRTDIDPENVISASAENVGDTTLSTALVKDDIKISTIEHLLSAIAGLGVDNCLIKVDGPEIPIMDGSSSPFVFLIQSAGIEEQDSLKKFIKVKKEISVTRGDAYAKIKPFNGFKVSYKVDFDHPVHKGLPSESIIDFSTTSFVKEVCRARTFGNARDLEELRSQNLALGASISNAIAFGDDKILNEEGLRFNDEIVKHKMLDAIGDLYLLGHNLIGEFSGFKSGHALNNQLLKKIIEQDNAYEIIEFEDSKNAPISYARPPFGDLN